The genomic interval TCTTGGTAGAGGTGGGTCGGATACAACCGGGGTGGCGCTGGCAGCTGCATTAAGTGCTGATGAATGTCAGATATATACGGATGTTGACGGTGTTTATACCACTGATCCTCGGGTTGAACCCAGGGCCCGTCGACTGGATAAAATTACTTTTGATGAAATGCTGGAAATGGCCAGTCAGGGCTCAAAAGTATTACAAATTCGTTCTGTTGAATTCGCTGGAAAATACAATGTACCGTTACGTGTTTTGTCCTCTTTTACTGAAGGACGGGGCACTCTTATTTCCCTGGAGGATGAGGATCCTATGGAACAGCCAGTCATATCTGGAATAGCTTTTAATCGTGATGAAGCAAAAATCACTGTATTGGGGGTTCCCGATATACCGGGTGTAGCCTCCAGAATTCTGGGACCGGTCAGTGCGGCGAACATTGAAGTCGATATGATCGTTCAGAACATTGCATCGGATAAAACGACCGACTTCACTTTTACTGTGCATCGTAATGACTACGATAAGGTATTGAAGGTGGTTGAGCAGGTTGCCGAAGATCTGGGCGCTCGTGAGGTCAAGGGTGACAATACCATTTGTAAGGTCTCGATTGTCGGTGTGGGGATGCGTTCCCACGCAGGTGTGGCAAGTAAAATGTTTGACACATTGGCAGCAGAGTCGATCAATATTCAAATGA from Gynuella sunshinyii YC6258 carries:
- a CDS encoding aspartate kinase yields the protein MALYVQKFGGTSVGSIERIGVVADKVKSFRDQGHDVVVVVSAMSGETNRLLALASEISKKPTPRELDALVSTGEQVTIALLSMALNERGCPAKSYTGGQIKILTDSAFTKARIQHIDVDSIRSDLKTGKVVVVAGFQGVDPEGNITTLGRGGSDTTGVALAAALSADECQIYTDVDGVYTTDPRVEPRARRLDKITFDEMLEMASQGSKVLQIRSVEFAGKYNVPLRVLSSFTEGRGTLISLEDEDPMEQPVISGIAFNRDEAKITVLGVPDIPGVASRILGPVSAANIEVDMIVQNIASDKTTDFTFTVHRNDYDKVLKVVEQVAEDLGAREVKGDNTICKVSIVGVGMRSHAGVASKMFDTLAAESINIQMISTSEIKVAVVIAEKYLELAVRSLHSAFGLDSEPTEE